Proteins from one Chroococcidiopsis sp. CCMEE 29 genomic window:
- a CDS encoding hemerythrin domain-containing protein, whose amino-acid sequence MVSSLDDTKRLSIATKLADMKALQNLLIENEQQFIQDCTDDDIRDRLQDMLEDDRKNLGVLETVIIQYGVKSEPKEITQQMVDSVQKLMSSELTLFEKVSQHELLKHQQAMAGLLIHKAAQVVGADIEAAITPLNTVNFENRAHQEQLKGILEILGVRELTGQEPKQGLWGRVQDAVAALTGVVGSVVTRTDDEMSIRDLLLMDHTKADILFGEILGSNDPEKIQEYFGQLYKDVKVHGTAEEEIVYPAIRPYYDHTQEIYAQTDEVMQMLDEIQPLNPASSQFKAKVEQLRTAVRTHINQEEKDVFPKLRDNFSDEQQKQMATEFKTIKSKLQDEIAATKK is encoded by the coding sequence ATGGTATCGAGTCTTGATGACACCAAGCGCCTTTCAATTGCGACAAAATTGGCAGATATGAAAGCCCTACAAAATCTGCTGATTGAAAATGAGCAGCAATTTATCCAGGATTGCACTGATGATGATATTCGCGATCGCCTACAGGACATGCTCGAAGATGATCGAAAAAACCTGGGTGTTCTCGAAACTGTAATTATTCAGTATGGCGTTAAGAGTGAGCCGAAGGAAATAACCCAACAGATGGTTGATTCAGTCCAGAAACTAATGAGTTCTGAACTAACGCTGTTTGAAAAAGTATCTCAGCATGAATTGCTCAAGCATCAGCAGGCAATGGCTGGACTGCTAATCCACAAGGCTGCCCAAGTTGTTGGTGCTGATATTGAAGCTGCCATTACTCCTTTAAATACAGTTAACTTTGAGAACCGCGCTCATCAAGAGCAACTCAAAGGAATTTTAGAGATTCTGGGTGTTCGTGAACTAACCGGCCAAGAGCCAAAGCAGGGGCTATGGGGACGGGTTCAAGATGCTGTAGCAGCCTTAACTGGCGTAGTGGGTAGTGTAGTAACACGCACCGATGACGAGATGAGCATCCGTGACCTCCTCCTGATGGATCATACTAAAGCCGATATTCTGTTCGGAGAAATTTTAGGTTCTAACGATCCTGAAAAGATCCAAGAGTATTTTGGGCAACTCTATAAAGACGTAAAAGTTCATGGTACAGCCGAAGAAGAAATCGTCTACCCAGCAATTCGTCCCTATTACGACCACACACAGGAAATATATGCTCAGACCGATGAGGTGATGCAGATGTTAGACGAAATTCAGCCTCTTAACCCTGCTTCATCCCAGTTCAAAGCAAAAGTTGAGCAGTTAAGAACTGCTGTGCGGACTCACATCAATCAAGAAGAGAAGGATGTATTTCCTAAACTCCGCGACAACTTTAGCGATGAGCAGCAAAAGCAAATGGCTACCGAGTTTAAAACAATTAAAAGCAAGCTGCAAGACGAGATAGCTGCTACCAAAAAGTAG
- a CDS encoding EAL domain-containing protein: MTIRRKTLLIVGMTLVSLMGVLYAASATILLSGFAKVEEQDTRQNVKRVQDALSEELAKLNLTTRDWAEWDDTYAFIEDANKAYVRTYLSDISITRLKLNLMLYVHSSGQVVFSKGFDLERQQEIPNLDNFQQYLAANSFLHRSHLNSYLTGVILLPEGPILIAARPILDSNSKGPSRGTLIMGRYLDTATLMQLAGRTHLSITAHRFDQEQMPPDFQAVRSSLSKQEKILVRPLNKQTVAGYTVIPDIYGKPALLLRVDSPRLIYKQGQASIRYFVFSLLVVGLVFGIGTLLLLEKLVLSRLSRLSADVSSIGTSGELSARVLPVSGRDELSSLASTINEMLAALEEVQHQQRDSEERFHRYNNVLAALAKRKILACSDLKASLREIIEASAQTLEVERACVWLHNKERSKMQCIDLYERFSGKHSEGIEIAAANCPVYFKTLEQERAIAAHDALTDPRTKEFSQLYLLPLGITSMLDTPLWVDGQMIGVICHEHIGDTRQWLLEEQNFAASIADLVAIAIESCERQRSQEALQTAYEELELRVRERTVELAKVNENLQSEIIERKIVEAKLIHDAFHDSLTSLPNRALFMDRLGRAVERAKRHKNYFFAVLFLDLDRFKLVNDSLGHHSGDQLLIAIARRLEACLRPGDTVARIGGDEFTILLDDIKAANVATQVAERIQKELFLPFNLNENEVFTTVSIGIALSTKGYDQPEDLLRDADVTMYRAKALGKARYEVFDTTMHTKAVELLQLENDLQRAIQRQEFRIDYQPIVSLKNGRVNGFEALLRWRHPERGLVSPSEFIPVAEETGLIVPLGWWVLREACRQTRAWQDYFVATSPLTISVNFSAKQFSQPYLVERIEQILQETELDAHCLKLEITESVIMGNAESAAAILLRLRMLGVQLYIDDFGTGYSSLSYLHRFPIDALKIDRSFVTRMGSDNENLEIVRTIMTMAHNLKMHVVAEGVETAEQLAQLRALQCEYGQGYLFSKPLPLAAASALIDEETALLKRSHPEAHDAPASFV, from the coding sequence ATGACAATTCGTAGAAAGACACTATTAATAGTTGGCATGACACTCGTCAGCCTAATGGGGGTTTTATATGCTGCCTCTGCAACCATTTTGCTGAGTGGCTTCGCCAAAGTAGAGGAACAGGATACCCGCCAGAATGTTAAACGAGTCCAGGATGCCTTATCTGAAGAGCTTGCCAAATTGAACCTGACAACTCGTGATTGGGCTGAGTGGGATGACACTTACGCCTTCATTGAGGATGCCAACAAAGCATACGTGAGAACATATCTGAGTGACATTAGTATTACTAGGCTCAAGCTTAACTTAATGCTGTACGTTCACTCCTCTGGACAGGTTGTTTTTAGTAAAGGCTTTGACCTAGAGCGTCAGCAAGAGATACCAAATCTGGACAACTTTCAGCAATATCTTGCTGCTAACAGTTTTCTCCACCGCTCCCACTTAAATAGTTATCTGACGGGAGTGATTCTTCTACCCGAAGGTCCGATCCTAATTGCCGCTAGACCAATCCTGGACAGCAACAGCAAGGGTCCAAGTCGGGGAACACTGATTATGGGACGTTATCTGGACACAGCCACACTCATGCAGCTGGCTGGGCGCACCCATCTGTCTATCACTGCACATAGGTTCGATCAGGAACAGATGCCTCCTGATTTCCAGGCAGTACGTTCCTCTTTGTCTAAGCAAGAAAAAATTCTGGTCCGTCCACTGAATAAACAGACTGTTGCAGGCTACACGGTAATCCCCGATATATATGGAAAGCCTGCTCTGTTGTTGCGCGTGGACAGCCCCAGGCTGATCTATAAGCAAGGTCAAGCCAGTATCCGCTATTTTGTCTTTTCCCTGCTAGTCGTTGGTTTAGTATTTGGCATAGGAACTTTATTACTTTTAGAAAAATTGGTCTTGTCTCGGCTGTCTCGTCTTAGTGCTGATGTTAGCAGCATTGGCACAAGTGGTGAACTCTCAGCACGGGTGTTGCCAGTCAGCGGCAGAGACGAGTTATCCAGCTTGGCTAGCACCATTAATGAGATGCTGGCAGCTTTGGAGGAAGTCCAGCATCAGCAGCGAGATAGCGAAGAGCGTTTCCACAGATACAACAATGTACTTGCAGCTCTGGCAAAGCGCAAAATTTTAGCTTGTAGTGATTTAAAAGCTAGCTTGAGGGAAATTATAGAGGCTTCTGCACAGACGCTTGAGGTCGAGAGGGCGTGTGTGTGGTTGCATAACAAAGAACGTTCAAAGATGCAATGCATTGACTTGTATGAACGATTCAGTGGCAAACACTCGGAAGGCATTGAGATCGCAGCAGCCAATTGTCCTGTTTACTTCAAAACACTGGAACAGGAGCGTGCTATTGCAGCGCACGATGCTCTTACTGACCCCAGAACCAAGGAATTCTCCCAGTTGTATCTTTTACCTCTCGGTATCACATCTATGTTGGATACGCCACTTTGGGTGGATGGTCAGATGATCGGGGTGATCTGTCACGAACATATAGGAGATACTCGCCAGTGGCTGTTAGAAGAACAGAATTTCGCTGCCTCCATAGCAGATTTAGTTGCGATCGCAATTGAGTCATGTGAGCGCCAGCGATCGCAGGAGGCTCTGCAAACAGCTTACGAAGAGTTAGAGCTAAGAGTTAGAGAACGTACTGTTGAATTGGCGAAAGTCAATGAAAATTTGCAATCTGAAATCATTGAGCGCAAAATAGTCGAGGCAAAGTTAATCCATGATGCCTTTCATGATTCACTCACAAGCTTGCCAAACCGAGCTTTGTTCATGGATCGACTGGGACGTGCGGTTGAGCGGGCAAAACGACACAAGAATTATTTTTTTGCTGTACTCTTCCTAGATTTGGATCGTTTTAAGCTGGTTAACGATAGTCTCGGTCACCACAGCGGGGATCAACTATTAATCGCGATCGCTCGACGACTAGAAGCATGTCTGCGCCCTGGAGATACAGTAGCACGGATTGGGGGAGACGAGTTCACCATCCTGCTCGATGATATCAAAGCCGCTAATGTTGCTACACAGGTTGCCGAGCGCATTCAAAAGGAACTGTTTTTACCTTTCAACCTGAATGAAAATGAGGTATTCACCACTGTCAGCATTGGCATTGCTTTGAGTACAAAAGGTTATGACCAGCCAGAAGACCTCTTACGGGATGCTGATGTGACAATGTATCGCGCCAAAGCACTAGGTAAGGCGCGCTATGAAGTGTTTGATACAACGATGCATACTAAGGCGGTGGAACTGTTGCAGTTGGAGAATGACTTGCAAAGAGCCATTCAACGCCAAGAATTTCGGATTGACTACCAACCGATTGTGTCGCTTAAGAACGGCAGAGTTAACGGTTTTGAGGCATTGCTCCGCTGGCGGCACCCAGAGCGGGGTCTAGTTTCCCCCTCAGAATTTATTCCAGTCGCAGAAGAAACTGGATTAATCGTCCCCCTTGGCTGGTGGGTGTTACGCGAAGCTTGTAGGCAGACACGCGCATGGCAGGATTATTTTGTGGCAACCTCTCCGTTGACAATCAGCGTCAATTTCTCTGCCAAACAGTTTTCACAACCCTATTTAGTTGAGCGGATCGAACAAATTTTGCAAGAGACGGAACTGGATGCCCATTGTTTGAAGCTGGAGATTACGGAAAGTGTGATCATGGGAAATGCAGAATCTGCCGCTGCCATCCTCTTGCGACTGAGAATGCTCGGTGTTCAACTGTACATTGATGATTTTGGTACAGGCTATTCATCCTTAAGTTATCTGCACCGCTTCCCAATTGATGCGTTAAAGATTGACCGCTCTTTCGTCACTCGGATGGGCAGTGATAATGAAAATTTAGAGATCGTTCGCACAATTATGACGATGGCTCATAACTTAAAGATGCATGTGGTTGCAGAAGGGGTCGAAACAGCTGAGCAACTGGCTCAACTCAGGGCTCTACAATGCGAATATGGACAGGGATACTTGTTCTCCAAGCCTTTGCCTCTGGCAGCAGCGTCAGCCTTGATTGACGAAGAAACTGCGTTGCTAAAGCGCTCGCACCCCGAAGCACACGATGCTCCCGCTTCCTTTGTTTGA
- a CDS encoding cation transporter — MSDDCCHKKAGEVSKLRKQQSRVLWTVLLINAVMFVVELGAGIRSASLSLTGDSLDMLGDALVYGSSLLVINQGRKAQARSALLKGSIMFLSAVAVFARASYQLFAQTMPEVRAMSAVGLIALFANLLCLFLLTRHRNDNINMSSVWLCSRNDIIANTSVLGAAFFVFLTNSLLPDLVVGLLLTVVFVKSASKVVSQSWRELQQA, encoded by the coding sequence ATGAGTGATGATTGCTGCCACAAGAAGGCTGGCGAAGTGTCCAAACTCAGAAAACAGCAGAGTAGAGTTTTGTGGACCGTTCTGCTCATCAATGCCGTAATGTTTGTGGTGGAATTAGGAGCTGGTATTAGGTCTGCATCACTTTCGCTGACGGGAGATTCGCTCGATATGCTAGGGGATGCGTTGGTTTATGGTAGTAGTCTTTTAGTCATCAACCAAGGGAGGAAGGCTCAAGCAAGGTCGGCACTGCTCAAGGGGAGCATTATGTTTTTGTCAGCTGTGGCTGTCTTCGCCAGAGCCAGCTATCAGCTATTTGCTCAGACAATGCCAGAGGTGAGGGCAATGAGTGCGGTAGGGTTAATAGCCTTGTTTGCCAACTTGCTGTGTCTATTCTTATTGACTAGACACAGAAACGACAATATTAATATGTCCTCGGTATGGCTTTGTTCTCGCAATGATATCATTGCTAACACTTCTGTTCTGGGAGCTGCTTTTTTCGTATTTCTGACAAACTCTTTGCTACCCGATTTAGTTGTCGGACTTCTGCTCACCGTAGTCTTTGTCAAATCAGCTTCTAAAGTTGTTTCTCAGTCTTGGAGAGAATTACAACAAGCCTAA
- a CDS encoding transposase — MREITKPSTAKCNLDTYTLFLLAEPKYAGCNRLSEILKHVSHDSVNRFLLRERYQPKDLFEEIKPHIQLVGGTLSCDDTVIDKPYSEPNLAELIGYFWSGKHHRIVKGLHLITLYYTDASAKSIPVNYRIYDKREGLTKNDYFRVMITEVLAWGLQPETVTGDAWYSALENLKFLKNREVGFLMGIAKNRKVSTDGKNYTQVQNLEIPDQGLVIHLKNFGRVKVFRRIFKNEAERYYITYLPNSDATEQVSRQEFNESHSIHWGIECYHRALKQLCGVSRFMVRTSEAIKTHIFCSIRAFTKLELMRAEELIENWYELQKNLYLQVAREFILEHLQQKLEVNLHNQSFVNA, encoded by the coding sequence ATCAGAGAGATTACAAAACCATCTACAGCCAAATGCAACCTCGACACTTATACCTTATTCCTGTTAGCTGAACCTAAGTACGCAGGCTGCAACCGCTTGTCAGAAATTCTTAAGCACGTCTCACACGACAGCGTCAATCGCTTCTTGTTAAGGGAAAGATATCAACCTAAAGACTTGTTTGAAGAGATAAAACCACACATTCAATTGGTGGGCGGCACTTTAAGCTGTGACGATACCGTTATTGATAAACCTTATAGTGAGCCAAATTTAGCTGAACTAATTGGATACTTTTGGTCAGGAAAACATCATCGAATTGTTAAAGGGCTTCACCTCATTACCCTGTATTACACCGACGCATCAGCTAAGTCTATCCCAGTTAATTATCGGATCTACGATAAGCGGGAGGGTTTGACAAAAAACGATTACTTTCGAGTAATGATTACGGAGGTTTTGGCTTGGGGCTTGCAGCCAGAAACGGTAACTGGTGATGCTTGGTATTCAGCCCTTGAAAATCTGAAATTCTTGAAAAACCGGGAAGTAGGATTTCTCATGGGTATTGCCAAAAATCGAAAAGTCTCAACTGATGGTAAAAATTACACCCAGGTACAAAATTTGGAAATTCCTGACCAAGGTTTGGTAATACATCTGAAAAACTTTGGGCGCGTCAAAGTATTTCGGAGGATATTCAAAAACGAAGCCGAGAGATACTACATTACATACCTACCTAATTCAGATGCTACCGAACAAGTTAGCCGACAGGAATTCAATGAGTCGCACTCAATCCATTGGGGAATTGAATGCTATCACCGAGCCTTGAAACAACTGTGTGGAGTTTCGCGGTTTATGGTCAGAACAAGTGAGGCTATTAAAACTCACATTTTTTGTTCAATCCGAGCCTTTACTAAGTTAGAGTTAATGCGAGCTGAAGAACTAATTGAAAACTGGTACGAATTACAAAAGAATTTGTACCTACAGGTGGCAAGGGAATTCATTCTAGAACACCTCCAGCAGAAACTTGAAGTGAATTTACATAATCAGTCTTTTGTCAATGCGTAA
- a CDS encoding SET domain-containing protein gives MPQVINRSSFLKTLINKKFQIKNCKFGKGLFADVDINKEEEILRFTGDLVSFEQAVTKEIKYQGDPLQVGKDLYINLEEPGRFVNHSCNPNAGIKNDFVLVALKDIKKGEEIYFDYSTTMDEDFWVMQCECGNANCRNIIKDFKYLPSKVKRNYLDLNIVQQFIAIQYLAIK, from the coding sequence ATGCCGCAAGTCATTAATCGCAGCAGTTTTCTTAAAACGCTAATCAATAAAAAATTTCAAATCAAAAACTGTAAATTTGGTAAAGGATTATTTGCCGACGTTGACATTAACAAAGAAGAAGAAATCCTTAGATTTACAGGCGATCTAGTTAGTTTTGAACAAGCAGTTACTAAGGAGATAAAGTATCAGGGAGATCCGCTTCAGGTTGGCAAAGACCTTTATATCAATCTTGAAGAACCAGGGCGTTTTGTCAATCATTCTTGTAATCCAAATGCAGGTATCAAAAATGACTTTGTTCTGGTCGCGCTTAAAGATATTAAAAAAGGAGAAGAAATCTATTTTGATTACTCAACTACAATGGATGAAGATTTTTGGGTAATGCAATGTGAGTGTGGAAATGCGAATTGCCGGAATATTATAAAAGATTTTAAGTATCTTCCGTCTAAAGTAAAAAGAAACTATCTAGATCTGAATATTGTACAGCAATTCATTGCGATTCAATATCTAGCAATTAAGTAA
- a CDS encoding isoaspartyl peptidase/L-asparaginase family protein encodes MTLAIIVHGGAKTITEGKVEANHAGCLAAVKAGWTVLTSGGNAKEAVEAAIRVLEADPTFNAGLGSTLNTEGEVEVDAAIMEGAKLGWGGVAAVKGVRHPISVARMIMDEKPRLLVADNAECFAADNGAEMCAKEDLIADEPLQEWKEEQEVVDRPNTVGCVALDANGTLVAGTSTGGTTNQPPGRVGDTALVGSGLYADNQLGACSTTGDGESIIPVVLAKTAIDFLAGDRHPDEAAQKAIDTLISKVTGEAGCILLDRQGRVGWAYNSQDMACAYMTTEMGKPAVFTKK; translated from the coding sequence ATGACGCTAGCCATCATTGTTCATGGTGGGGCAAAAACCATCACAGAGGGCAAGGTTGAGGCAAACCATGCTGGCTGCTTGGCAGCAGTAAAGGCAGGCTGGACAGTACTGACTAGCGGTGGCAATGCCAAAGAAGCCGTTGAGGCAGCCATCCGCGTTCTCGAAGCTGACCCGACGTTTAACGCAGGTCTTGGCTCGACTCTCAACACTGAGGGAGAGGTGGAGGTAGACGCGGCGATTATGGAGGGTGCTAAGTTAGGTTGGGGAGGGGTAGCAGCAGTTAAGGGCGTGCGTCATCCGATCTCTGTGGCACGGATGATTATGGATGAAAAACCCCGGCTGCTAGTGGCGGACAACGCAGAATGCTTTGCCGCAGACAACGGAGCCGAGATGTGTGCAAAAGAAGACTTGATAGCCGATGAGCCGTTGCAGGAGTGGAAGGAGGAGCAGGAAGTTGTGGATCGTCCCAACACCGTTGGCTGTGTGGCTCTAGATGCGAATGGCACCCTAGTCGCTGGAACATCAACTGGGGGCACCACGAATCAGCCACCCGGTCGCGTCGGTGACACAGCTTTAGTTGGCTCTGGCTTGTACGCTGACAATCAACTCGGCGCTTGCTCAACGACGGGTGATGGCGAGTCGATTATTCCGGTAGTTCTGGCTAAGACTGCGATCGATTTCTTGGCTGGAGACAGGCATCCAGACGAAGCAGCGCAAAAGGCAATTGACACTCTAATATCTAAGGTCACCGGAGAGGCTGGGTGCATCCTCCTAGACCGTCAAGGACGAGTTGGCTGGGCGTATAACTCGCAAGACATGGCTTGTGCTTATATGACTACAGAAATGGGCAAACCGGCTGTGTTTACCAAAAAATAA
- a CDS encoding GNAT family N-acetyltransferase, whose protein sequence is MKLLLGYISEQLKKFLTPNHRLLSVEIVTNRLLLKPVSMIYKEDIFREFTEEITTYMYPQPPKEVSDTESFINDSLFEIKKEQSLVLVILKRNTQEFLGCVGIHNINRRNPELGIWLKKSVHGNGYGLETINTLKKWADGNLDYEVLVYPVDRENIRSRRIPERLGGTIFREFDKTNLSGKVLHILEFRIPKK, encoded by the coding sequence ATGAAACTACTACTTGGATATATATCGGAACAACTCAAGAAATTTTTGACACCGAATCACAGACTCTTGAGTGTAGAAATAGTAACAAATCGCCTGTTATTGAAGCCTGTATCAATGATATATAAAGAAGATATTTTTCGGGAATTTACTGAGGAAATTACTACTTATATGTATCCTCAGCCGCCTAAAGAAGTTTCTGATACCGAATCGTTTATTAACGATTCACTATTTGAGATAAAAAAAGAACAGTCTTTGGTGCTTGTTATTTTAAAAAGAAATACACAAGAGTTCTTGGGATGTGTTGGAATCCACAATATTAATAGAAGAAATCCCGAACTCGGTATTTGGCTGAAGAAGTCAGTACATGGCAATGGGTATGGATTAGAGACTATTAACACCCTCAAAAAGTGGGCTGATGGAAACTTAGATTATGAGGTTCTTGTCTACCCTGTTGATCGGGAAAATATCCGCAGTAGGAGAATCCCTGAAAGACTCGGTGGGACAATATTCAGAGAATTTGATAAGACCAACTTGAGTGGGAAAGTCTTGCATATCCTAGAGTTTAGAATTCCTAAAAAATAG
- a CDS encoding IS1 family transposase, with protein MPGDSNACHPIDNRQNSRSPTSPSSCPQHPIGSLYRILAFIAKTSTPSAFADLSGKVRLAYVLGSRQDEVFLKLKKLLEPFGIKKFYTDGLKTYERHLPVEMRQVSKYKMQRIERKHLTFRTRIKRLARKTICFSKSIQMHDLVIGLFINKYEFGVEI; from the coding sequence GTGCCCGGCGATTCAAACGCTTGTCACCCAATTGACAATCGGCAAAATTCTCGCTCCCCCACCTCTCCATCCTCGTGTCCTCAACACCCGATTGGCTCACTCTATCGGATACTGGCATTTATTGCCAAAACTTCTACTCCATCAGCATTTGCAGACTTGTCGGGAAAAGTCAGATTAGCTTATGTGCTAGGCTCGCGACAAGATGAAGTATTTTTGAAATTAAAAAAGTTGCTAGAGCCTTTTGGAATCAAAAAATTTTATACAGATGGTTTAAAAACTTACGAAAGACATCTTCCAGTGGAGATGCGGCAAGTGAGTAAATATAAGATGCAGAGGATTGAGAGAAAGCATTTGACATTCAGAACAAGAATCAAACGATTAGCAAGGAAAACAATTTGCTTCTCTAAATCGATTCAAATGCATGATTTAGTGATTGGGCTATTCATTAACAAGTATGAATTTGGGGTAGAGATTTGA
- a CDS encoding NAD(P)/FAD-dependent oxidoreductase, with protein sequence MVERGGEFIDNLQKTMLGYARQFKLTLEDVKKQPGEIFYYFNGQRYPESIIVDEYRNFVAAMRADLGTLSKAPTADNHKNADVVLDNMNLLDYLETRKAGDVIKAAITATYQAEFGVELHEQSCLNFLLFIHADKRSKFTPFGIFSDERYHIVEGNDKVVQGLGNELKGQINLGMRLVRVRKNSTNRIELTFNNGSKTTTVVYDAVVLAIPFTVLREVELDASLEIPAWKRDAIALLSYGTNAKMMVGFNSRPWVSQGSNGSSYSNLLNHQCTWESNPINATNARAVLTDYSSGNRGTRLNPNLVQKEAERFLGDLNLVYSGAENAASRNSGNFRVHLEHWPSNPLTKGSYAFYKPGQFTTIAGNEGKPIGNLHFAGEHANSFYEWQGFMEGATLSGIQAAKEILQNLKVGAV encoded by the coding sequence ATCGTTGAGCGAGGAGGCGAGTTTATTGACAACCTCCAGAAAACAATGCTGGGCTATGCGCGGCAATTCAAGCTCACGCTTGAGGATGTGAAGAAGCAGCCGGGGGAAATTTTTTACTACTTCAATGGACAACGTTATCCAGAGTCAATCATCGTTGATGAGTACCGGAACTTTGTAGCTGCCATGCGCGCAGACTTAGGCACCCTCTCGAAAGCGCCGACCGCCGATAACCATAAGAATGCCGACGTTGTACTCGACAACATGAACCTCCTGGATTACCTGGAAACGCGAAAAGCTGGAGACGTAATCAAAGCCGCAATTACCGCAACTTATCAAGCAGAATTTGGCGTCGAACTACATGAGCAAAGTTGCCTCAACTTCCTCCTTTTTATCCATGCGGATAAAAGATCGAAGTTTACTCCCTTTGGGATTTTCAGTGACGAACGCTATCACATTGTTGAGGGCAACGACAAAGTTGTACAAGGTCTTGGCAACGAACTCAAAGGGCAGATTAACCTGGGAATGCGGCTGGTGAGGGTTCGTAAGAATTCTACGAACCGAATCGAACTGACGTTCAATAATGGCTCTAAAACTACCACTGTAGTTTATGACGCTGTTGTTCTAGCAATTCCATTTACAGTCCTCAGGGAGGTCGAATTAGATGCAAGCTTAGAGATTCCTGCTTGGAAACGGGATGCGATCGCTCTACTTAGTTATGGGACGAACGCCAAGATGATGGTTGGCTTTAACAGCCGCCCTTGGGTAAGCCAGGGCAGTAATGGTTCGTCCTACTCGAACCTGCTAAACCATCAATGCACCTGGGAGTCAAACCCTATCAATGCCACAAACGCGCGCGCAGTGCTGACAGACTACTCTAGTGGAAATCGAGGTACACGCCTCAACCCGAACCTGGTTCAGAAAGAAGCTGAACGCTTCCTTGGCGACCTCAATCTTGTTTATTCAGGCGCAGAGAATGCAGCCTCGCGCAACAGCGGCAATTTCCGGGTACATCTTGAACATTGGCCTTCGAACCCGCTTACTAAAGGTAGCTATGCCTTCTACAAGCCTGGTCAATTCACAACAATTGCTGGCAACGAGGGCAAGCCAATTGGTAACCTCCACTTTGCGGGAGAACACGCTAACTCTTTTTATGAGTGGCAGGGTTTCATGGAAGGGGCTACCCTCTCAGGGATTCAAGCCGCAAAGGAAATTCTTCAGAATCTTAAGGTGGGTGCGGTGTAA
- a CDS encoding metalloregulator ArsR/SmtB family transcription factor, with protein sequence MTKPKPDDVCQVRCFNIDLVTQVCEAMPGDEVLEEAQILFSALADKSRLKILYALSNNQELCVCDVASMLGVKVAVASHHLRKLRDLKILKYRNDGKLAYYSLKDQRIVEVLYYALGQIAG encoded by the coding sequence GTGACAAAACCAAAACCAGACGATGTCTGTCAGGTGCGGTGTTTTAATATAGACTTGGTAACCCAAGTCTGTGAAGCAATGCCTGGGGACGAGGTTCTGGAAGAAGCTCAAATACTCTTCAGTGCTCTAGCAGACAAGTCACGACTAAAAATCCTCTATGCCCTCAGTAATAATCAAGAGCTTTGCGTCTGTGACGTAGCATCAATGCTTGGGGTTAAGGTAGCAGTTGCCTCCCACCATCTGCGAAAACTGCGAGACCTCAAGATACTCAAGTACAGAAATGATGGCAAACTTGCCTACTACTCACTAAAAGACCAACGTATTGTAGAAGTTCTCTATTATGCACTCGGGCAAATAGCAGGCTAG
- a CDS encoding FAD/NAD(P)-binding protein has protein sequence MSRSPLFGNLARAMRIALYCEKNNISTSQGMEQLAALEARVTRWRVKRREFLALTAVSAFGAVAAGQIDRTYAAPKTGSNVKVGIVGAGLAGLACGYELKKKGISATLYDANDRVGGRCFSLSGYFPGQI, from the coding sequence ATGAGTCGTTCGCCGCTCTTCGGCAACCTGGCCCGTGCAATGCGGATTGCACTTTACTGTGAAAAGAATAATATCTCGACGAGCCAGGGGATGGAGCAGCTAGCTGCCCTAGAGGCGCGTGTAACCCGATGGCGTGTGAAAAGGCGCGAGTTCTTAGCTCTTACTGCAGTGAGTGCGTTTGGGGCAGTTGCCGCTGGGCAAATTGACCGTACTTATGCAGCACCGAAGACAGGGTCGAACGTGAAGGTAGGAATCGTGGGGGCAGGTCTTGCAGGTCTTGCCTGCGGCTACGAGCTAAAGAAAAAAGGCATCTCTGCCACTCTTTACGATGCCAATGACCGCGTGGGTGGTCGCTGCTTCTCTCTCAGTGGATACTTCCCAGGACAAATCTAG